The Eublepharis macularius isolate TG4126 chromosome 3, MPM_Emac_v1.0, whole genome shotgun sequence genome has a window encoding:
- the S100G gene encoding LOW QUALITY PROTEIN: protein S100-G (The sequence of the model RefSeq protein was modified relative to this genomic sequence to represent the inferred CDS: inserted 2 bases in 1 codon; substituted 2 bases at 2 genomic stop codons), which translates to MDSKSPEDLRKIFXPYASKEGDPNQLSKQELKELMEKEFPEILKATSATEDLFKEMDKNNDAEVSFXEFXVIIAKLMK; encoded by the exons ATGGACAGCAAATCTCCTGAAGACCTGAGAAAGATTTT ACCGTATGCTTCAAAAGAGGGTGACCCCAATCAGCTATCTAAACAAGAATTGAAGGAATTAATGGAGAAAGAATTTCCAGAAATACTAAAGGCAA CTTCAGCTACTGAAGATCTATTCAAAGAGATGGACAAAAATAATGATGCGGAAGTCAGTTTTTAGGAATTTTGAGTGATAATAGCCAAACTAATGAAGTAG